The proteins below come from a single Chrysoperla carnea chromosome 1, inChrCarn1.1, whole genome shotgun sequence genomic window:
- the LOC123305521 gene encoding pyruvate kinase-like, with translation MGTQMMPWLAGLDEDKKQRLQSAFAKSHMDNMASLPPFAATPITQLTSIICTMGPATADIAKLMKMFDEGMRIARFNFSHGSYESHEKMLATVREAVSEYSRQIGRIFPLAIALDTKGPEIRTGSTSDPSGKFFVNAGDNIKVTTDEAFKTQCSPTTLYVDYKNIVKVVKKGDLVYIDDGLISLKVLDIGDDYLQCVVINSGLIGSTKGCNLPGVPVDLPTLSPKDKNDILWGVEHDVDMIFASFIRSGESVKEIRQLLGEKGKGILIIPKIENHQGVLDIDSIIDESDGIMIARGDLGIEIPPPKVAVVQKQIIGKCNKKGKPVICATQMLDSMISKPRPTRAEITDCANAVLDGADCTMLSGETANGDYPIECVAMMSNIDREAEEMRYSKQYFQELCDKTSPPIDPAHAVAIAAVLTSLKVAASAIVVITTSGRSAKLLSQYRPRCPILAITRFSQIARQLQLWGCVEPVQYITTPLADWQKDVDARIQFGITVGKRMKFIKPGDALVVVSGWRQGAGFTNTLRVLYASAQDCTPNP, from the exons atgggtACTCAAATGATGCCATgg CTTGCAGGATTGGATGAAGATAAAAAACAAAGGTTGCAAAGTGCATTTGCAAAATCTCACATGGATAATATGGCATCTCTTCCACCTTTTGCTGCTACACCGATTACACAATTAACATCAATTATTTGCACAATGG gtcCCGCTACAGCTGATATtgcaaaattaatgaaaatgtttgATGAAGGTATGCGGATTGCTCGATTTAACTTTTCACATGGATCATATGAATCACATGAAAAAATGTTGGCTACTGTACGAGAAGCAGTTAGCGAATATAGTCGTCAAATTGGTCGAATATTTCCACTTGCAATTGCACTTGACACGAAAGGTCCTGAAATTCGTACTGGAAGTACTTCGGATCCT TctggtaaattttttgtaaacgcTGGAGATAACATAAAAGTAACAACCGATGAAGCGTTTAAAACTCAATGCAGCCCGACTACCTTGTatgttgattataaaaatattgtaaaagttGTAAAGAAAGGAGATTTAGTTTACATTGATGAtggtttaatttctttaaaagtgTTGGATATTG gTGATGATTATTTACAATGTGTTGTAATTAATTCTGGTCTAATTGGATCCACTAAAGGATGTAATCTACCTGGTGTCCCCGTTGATTTACCAACGTTATCACctaaagataaaaatgatatacTTTGGGGTGTTGAGCATGACGTTGATATGATTTTTGCATCATTTATCCGATCAGGCGAAAGTGTCAAAGAAATTAGACAATTAttag GAGAAAAGGGtaaaggtattttaataattccaaaaattgaaaatcatcaAGGCGTTTTGGATATTGATAGTATCATTGACGAATCTGATGGAATAATGATTGCCCGAGGTGATTTAGGTATTGAAATACCGCCACCAAAAGTAGCTGttgttcaaaaacaaataattggaaaatgtaataag aaaggtAAACCTGTTATTTGTGCAACACAAATGTTAGACTCTATGATATCGAAACCACGACCAACTAGAGCTGAAATAACAGATTGTGCTAATGCGGTATTAGATGGTGCTGATTGTACAATGCTTAGCGGTGAAACTGCTAATGGAGATTATCCAATAGAATGTGTCGCAATGATGTCGAATATAGATAGAGAAGCTGAAGAAATGcgttattcaaaacaatattttcaagaattatgtgataag ACTTCACCACCAATTGATCCTGCTCATGCTGTAGCAATTGCTGCTGTATTAACTTCATTAAAGGTTGCAGCTTCAGctattgttgtaattacaaCATCGGGTCGTTCAGCAAAATTACTATCACAATATCGTCCACGATGTCCTATATTAGCAATAACACGATTTTCGCAAATTGCAAGGCAGTTACAGCTATGGGGTTGTGTTGAACCTGTTCAATATATTA caACACCATTAGCCGATTGGCAAAAAGATGTCGATGCTAGAATACAATTTGGCATAACAGTTggcaaaagaatgaaatttattaaacctGGTGATGCACTTGTAGTTGTAAGTGGATGGAGACAAGGTGCTGGATTTACAAACACGTTACGTGTACTTTATGCATCTGCTCAAGATTGTACACCGAAtccctaa
- the LOC123305538 gene encoding guanosine-3',5'-bis(diphosphate) 3'-pyrophosphohydrolase MESH1-like, translating to MNNEEIVKKMMKCINFSAIKHRNQRRSDPQSTPFINHPIGVAYILTNEGDIGDLEVIQAALLHDTVEDTKTTFEELEEHFGPTVTHIVKELTDDKSLPKEEQNRLQIERARHSSHQAKLVKLADKLYNLRDIERAIPRGWSRSRAYEYFLFSKKVVDGLRGTNEGIEKELDKLFRKYGLIP from the exons ATGAATAATgaagaaattgttaaaaaaatgatgaaatgtattaatttttcggCAATAAAACACCGAAATCAACGGAGAAGTGATCCTCAATCTACGCCTTTTATTAATCATCCAATtg GTGttgcatatattttaacaaatgaaGGCGATATCGGCGATTTGGAAGTAATCCAAGCAGCACTTTTACATGATACCGTTGAAGATACAAAAACAACATTTGAAGAacttgaagaacattttggtcCAACTGTAACGCATATTGTTAAAGAATTAACCGATGATAAGTCATTACCAAAAGAAGAACAAAATCGTTTACAAATTGAACGTGCGAGACATTCCAGTCATCAAgcaaaattggtaaaattagctgataaattatataatttacgtGATATTGAACGTGCAATACCTCGGGGATGGTCTCGTTCACGAgcatatgaatattttttatttagtaaaaaggTTGTGGATGGATTACGGGGCACGAATGAAGGTATAGAAAAAGAATTAGATAAGCTATTTAGAAAATATGGTTTAATACCCTAA